A single window of Opitutus sp. ER46 DNA harbors:
- a CDS encoding PAS domain S-box protein: protein MKDASRPLRLPLLTAFVAVLLATLLRWWPLDTLGGRVPWVTFYPAVIIAALYGGFLPGVIATTLSGVAAWLVVPHLVGAPVIKDVVDSVGLLAFVLTGTAVSALAEARWRSQAHERQASLERDQMFNLSPDMLCLATPDGFFRRVNPAFTRALGWSEPELLARPILEFIHPEDRPATEREFARPTAVGGEILQFENRWQHRDGSWHWLSWRYVTQPDRHRYASARDITTYKQAQEALARAERENATEQARIAFIFQTIPIGIALTRTDALGRESRVINEAHLRLCGITRAQADEPGIFQRLTHPDDRLRQAPFLSSVAAGDCVHYAMDKRYVRADGSVVWVLFSFHRRTLPAGGFEDLTFVVDITERKRVEDELRQSQEKLAVTLQSIGDAVLATDTNGRVSHLNPVGEQLTGWPMAEALGRPVGEVFRVINEETREPAGIPVERVLATGMVQGLANHTLLIARDGTEHPIADSAAPIRDAAQNTLGVVLVFHDVTRQREAERRIAALLQESKDIRTALDEHSIVAITDPQGRITFVNDQFCTISGYPREALLGRDHRMLNSGHHPKTFIRDLWNTILQGRVWKGLIKNRAKDGSYYWTDTTIVPFHRADGRPYQFVAVRTDITARMQAEEELHRLNTELEHRVEERTAEIRQALATLDATLDGAFAFAPDTLRFTFVNRGAMRQLGYTREELLGMKLTDIERNASEADVRRAIEPLRRGEKSVLTFSRNHRHKDGHEFPVEMNLQHVTPAGGAPRFIAIVRDVTERKKAEQLAYRSQRLESLGTLAGGVAHDLNNALSPILMGIEMIRMQHPAEAGLIDLLQTSAKRAADMVRQLLTFARGAEGASVPVQTSSLLREMQKIIEGTFPKNVQLVVRAGQDLPPVSGDPTQLHQVLLNLCVNARDAMPNGGTLRLETQAVTVDATFASSLPDARPGEFVTLRVTDSGTGIPPELIDRIFDPFFTTKGPDKGTGLGLSTVLGIVRGHGGFIQVYSHPAKGSAFTVYLPALDTRATPAVIQPEGAAFHGTGESILFVDDEPAMRETARVVLQRLNFKPITATDGADGLIRAAEHRDSIRAVITDLHMPHMDGLMFLRALRRMLPNVAVAVISGRLEEKETEECRSLGVATYLDKPFTEHQLGEVLRTLLAQK, encoded by the coding sequence ATGAAGGACGCTTCCCGCCCGCTCCGGCTGCCCCTCCTCACCGCGTTTGTCGCCGTCCTCCTCGCCACGCTCCTGCGCTGGTGGCCCCTCGACACGCTCGGGGGCCGGGTGCCATGGGTCACGTTCTATCCTGCCGTCATCATTGCCGCGCTTTACGGCGGCTTCCTGCCAGGGGTCATCGCCACCACACTCTCCGGCGTCGCCGCGTGGCTCGTGGTGCCGCACCTCGTCGGCGCGCCGGTCATCAAGGACGTCGTCGACTCGGTCGGCTTGCTGGCCTTTGTGCTTACCGGCACCGCCGTCTCCGCCCTCGCCGAAGCCCGCTGGCGATCCCAGGCGCACGAGCGGCAGGCCAGTCTCGAACGCGACCAGATGTTCAACCTGTCGCCGGACATGTTGTGCCTCGCGACCCCGGACGGCTTCTTTCGGCGGGTAAACCCGGCTTTCACCCGCGCGCTTGGTTGGTCCGAACCGGAGCTGCTTGCCCGGCCCATCCTTGAGTTCATCCACCCCGAGGATCGCCCGGCGACGGAGCGCGAATTTGCCCGCCCCACCGCTGTCGGCGGGGAGATTCTCCAGTTCGAGAACCGCTGGCAGCACCGCGATGGCTCCTGGCACTGGCTCTCCTGGCGCTACGTGACCCAACCCGATCGTCACCGCTACGCCAGCGCCCGTGACATCACCACCTACAAGCAAGCGCAGGAGGCGCTTGCCCGGGCCGAGCGCGAGAACGCCACCGAGCAGGCCCGCATCGCCTTCATCTTCCAGACGATTCCGATCGGCATCGCCCTGACGCGCACCGACGCGCTCGGCCGCGAATCCCGCGTCATCAACGAGGCCCACCTCCGGCTCTGCGGCATCACGCGCGCCCAGGCCGACGAACCCGGCATCTTCCAACGCCTGACCCACCCCGACGATCGGCTCCGCCAGGCCCCCTTCCTGTCCAGTGTGGCCGCCGGCGACTGCGTTCATTACGCGATGGACAAACGCTACGTCCGGGCCGACGGCAGCGTGGTCTGGGTGCTGTTCTCGTTCCACCGCCGCACCCTGCCGGCAGGCGGCTTCGAAGATCTCACGTTCGTCGTGGACATCACGGAGCGAAAACGGGTCGAGGACGAACTCCGGCAGAGCCAGGAGAAGCTCGCCGTGACCCTGCAGTCCATCGGCGACGCCGTGCTCGCGACCGACACGAATGGCCGGGTCTCGCACCTGAACCCGGTGGGGGAGCAACTCACCGGCTGGCCGATGGCGGAGGCGTTGGGCCGGCCCGTGGGGGAGGTGTTCCGCGTCATCAACGAAGAGACCCGCGAACCCGCCGGGATCCCGGTGGAGCGCGTGCTCGCCACGGGAATGGTGCAGGGGCTGGCCAACCACACGCTGTTGATCGCGCGTGATGGCACCGAACACCCGATCGCCGACAGCGCCGCGCCCATTCGCGATGCCGCCCAGAACACCCTGGGCGTGGTGCTCGTTTTCCACGACGTCACCCGCCAGCGCGAGGCCGAGCGCCGGATCGCCGCGCTGCTGCAGGAGTCAAAAGACATCCGCACCGCCCTGGACGAGCACTCGATCGTCGCCATCACCGACCCACAGGGCCGGATCACGTTCGTGAACGACCAGTTCTGCACGATTTCCGGCTACCCCCGCGAAGCCCTGCTCGGCCGCGACCACCGCATGCTCAACTCGGGCCACCATCCGAAGACGTTCATCCGCGACCTTTGGAATACCATCCTGCAAGGCCGCGTCTGGAAGGGCCTGATCAAGAACCGCGCGAAGGACGGCTCGTATTATTGGACGGATACCACGATCGTGCCATTCCACCGCGCCGACGGCCGTCCGTACCAGTTCGTCGCCGTGCGGACCGACATCACCGCCCGCATGCAGGCCGAGGAGGAACTGCACCGGCTCAACACCGAACTCGAGCATCGCGTCGAGGAACGCACCGCGGAGATTCGCCAGGCGCTCGCCACGCTCGATGCCACGCTCGACGGCGCCTTCGCCTTCGCTCCGGACACCCTTCGCTTCACGTTCGTCAACCGCGGCGCCATGCGCCAACTGGGCTACACGCGCGAGGAACTCCTCGGCATGAAACTCACCGACATCGAGCGCAACGCGTCCGAAGCCGACGTCCGCCGCGCCATCGAACCGCTCCGCCGCGGCGAGAAAAGCGTGCTCACGTTTAGCCGGAACCACCGGCACAAGGACGGGCATGAGTTCCCCGTCGAGATGAACCTGCAGCACGTGACGCCGGCCGGCGGGGCGCCCCGGTTCATCGCGATCGTCCGCGACGTGACCGAGCGCAAGAAGGCGGAGCAACTGGCCTACCGCTCGCAGCGACTGGAATCGCTGGGCACGCTCGCCGGCGGCGTCGCCCACGACCTGAACAACGCGCTTTCGCCCATCCTGATGGGGATCGAGATGATCCGCATGCAACACCCGGCGGAAGCGGGGCTCATCGACCTCCTGCAGACCAGTGCCAAACGCGCGGCCGACATGGTGCGCCAGCTCCTCACCTTCGCCCGCGGAGCCGAAGGCGCCAGCGTACCGGTGCAGACGAGCAGCCTCCTGCGGGAGATGCAGAAGATCATCGAGGGCACGTTTCCCAAGAACGTGCAATTGGTGGTCCGCGCGGGGCAGGATCTTCCGCCGGTCTCGGGCGACCCCACCCAGTTGCACCAGGTGCTGCTCAATCTCTGCGTCAATGCCCGCGACGCCATGCCCAACGGCGGCACGCTGCGGCTCGAGACGCAGGCGGTCACGGTCGACGCCACCTTCGCGAGTTCGCTGCCCGATGCCCGGCCCGGCGAATTCGTGACCCTCCGGGTCACCGATTCCGGCACCGGCATCCCGCCGGAGCTCATCGACCGCATCTTCGATCCATTCTTCACGACCAAGGGCCCCGACAAGGGCACAGGCCTCGGGCTCTCGACCGTTCTCGGCATCGTCCGCGGCCATGGCGGTTTCATCCAGGTGTACTCCCATCCCGCCAAGGGCTCCGCCTTCACGGTTTACCTGCCCGCCCTCGACACCCGCGCCACGCCGGCCGTGATCCAGCCCGAAGGCGCCGCCTTCCACGGGACCGGCGAGAGCATCCTATTCGTCGACGACGAGCCAGCGATGCGCGAAACCGCCCGCGTCGTGCTCCAGCGGCTCAACTTCAAACCGATCACCGCCACCGACGGCGCCGATGGGCTCATCCGTGCCGCCGAACACCGGGATAGTATCCGCGCCGTCATCACCGATCTCCATATGCCGCACATGGACGGCCTTATGTTTCTGCGCGCCCTGCGCCGCATGCTGCCCAACGTGGCAGTCGCCGTGATCAGCGGCCGGCTGGAGGAAAAGGAAACCGAGGAGTGCCGCTCGCTGGGCGTCGCCACGTACCTCGACAAACCCTTCACCGAGCACCAACTCGGCGAGGTCCTTCGCACCCTCCTGGCCCAGAAGTAG
- a CDS encoding ABC transporter ATP-binding protein, which translates to MANGTFGRFFTLTRPHRWRIAFGVLLILVATLLTLPAPWIFKLIIDEALPKRDLHQLGWLLAAFAALFLLRGWLTMVRNRVLQFSAMRIVCDVRIQLFAHLQTLSLRYFDANQTGKVTSRISQDTNEVYHLTNGFLITVIADSVTIVGVLGFLFFIDWRLALAVTLVMPLFALNYLYNRRRMREESRVHRDNWDRVVGFLNERVAAARVVKSFTREASETTAFASGINADYFNFSQIVMRNTRLSVVADILGSLGALIVLGYGGWLVLRGEMQVGTLVAFNAYIAFVFPPIVRFVDLAAVFQRASTSLENIWALLDTKPDVSDRPGAGVLPPVRGDVEFQNVCFDYELEMPGAGRPRTLTDVSFLAPAGKVVAIVGPSGSGKSTIVNLVARFYDVASGGVRVDGCDVRDVTVESLRRQIGIVLQENVLFSGTLEDNIKYGRADATPEQVREATEAANAHGFIAELPDGYATVVGERGVKLSGGQRQRIAIARAILRDPRILIFDEATSALDTQSERLIQEAMERLMKGRTTFVIAHRLSTIQKADLILVMEQGRLAEHGTHSELLARGGLYARLHALQFQDVEKAKAERTKAG; encoded by the coding sequence ATGGCGAACGGCACCTTTGGACGTTTCTTTACGCTGACCCGACCCCACCGCTGGCGGATTGCCTTTGGCGTCCTGCTGATCCTCGTGGCCACGCTGCTCACGCTGCCGGCCCCCTGGATCTTCAAGCTCATCATCGATGAGGCGCTGCCGAAGCGTGACCTCCACCAGCTCGGCTGGCTGCTCGCGGCTTTCGCGGCGTTGTTTCTATTGCGCGGCTGGCTGACGATGGTGCGCAACCGGGTCCTGCAGTTCAGCGCGATGCGGATCGTGTGCGACGTGCGCATCCAGCTCTTCGCCCACCTGCAGACGCTCTCGTTGCGCTACTTCGACGCCAACCAGACCGGCAAGGTGACCTCGCGGATCTCGCAGGACACGAACGAAGTCTATCACCTGACGAACGGCTTCCTGATCACGGTGATCGCGGACTCGGTGACGATCGTGGGGGTGCTGGGGTTCCTCTTTTTTATCGACTGGCGGCTGGCGCTGGCGGTGACGCTCGTGATGCCACTGTTTGCGCTGAACTACCTCTACAACCGGCGCCGGATGCGGGAGGAGAGTCGCGTGCACCGCGACAACTGGGACCGCGTGGTGGGGTTTCTGAACGAGCGCGTGGCGGCGGCGCGGGTGGTGAAGTCATTTACCCGGGAGGCGTCGGAGACGACGGCCTTCGCCAGCGGGATCAATGCGGACTACTTCAACTTTTCGCAGATCGTGATGCGCAACACGCGGCTCTCGGTCGTGGCGGATATCCTCGGCTCGCTGGGTGCGCTCATCGTGCTCGGGTATGGTGGATGGCTTGTCCTGCGCGGGGAGATGCAGGTTGGCACGCTGGTCGCGTTCAACGCCTACATCGCGTTCGTTTTCCCGCCGATCGTGCGCTTCGTCGACCTGGCGGCGGTGTTCCAGCGCGCCTCGACCTCCCTGGAAAACATCTGGGCGCTGCTCGACACCAAGCCGGATGTGAGCGACCGGCCGGGCGCCGGCGTGTTGCCGCCGGTGCGGGGCGACGTGGAGTTCCAGAATGTGTGCTTCGACTACGAGCTCGAAATGCCGGGTGCCGGCCGTCCGCGCACGCTCACCGACGTCAGTTTCCTGGCGCCCGCCGGCAAGGTGGTGGCAATCGTCGGGCCGAGCGGGTCCGGCAAGAGCACGATCGTGAACCTGGTGGCGCGTTTCTACGACGTGGCCTCTGGGGGCGTGCGGGTGGACGGGTGCGATGTGCGCGACGTGACGGTGGAGTCGCTGCGCCGGCAAATCGGCATCGTGCTGCAGGAGAACGTGCTGTTTTCCGGCACGCTCGAGGACAATATCAAGTACGGGCGGGCGGATGCGACGCCGGAGCAGGTGCGGGAGGCGACCGAGGCGGCGAATGCGCATGGATTCATTGCCGAGTTGCCGGATGGCTACGCGACGGTGGTGGGCGAGCGCGGGGTGAAGCTTTCGGGTGGTCAGCGGCAGCGCATCGCGATTGCGCGAGCGATCCTGCGCGATCCGCGGATCCTGATCTTTGACGAGGCGACGAGCGCGCTGGACACGCAGTCCGAGCGACTGATCCAGGAGGCAATGGAGCGGCTGATGAAAGGCCGGACGACGTTCGTCATCGCGCATCGGCTTTCCACCATTCAGAAGGCGGACCTGATCCTGGTGATGGAGCAGGGGCGGCTGGCGGAGCACGGCACGCATTCCGAACTGCTCGCCCGCGGCGGCCTCTACGCGAGGCTCCACGCGCTGCAGTTCCAGGACGTGGAGAAAGCGAAGGCTGAAAGAACGAAGGCTGGCTGA